The genomic DNA AACTGGGACCCGTTCGCAGCTCCGTTCGATCCTATTGATATCCGCAAGGATATGAGTGGGTATACCTCGGATCAGCTGTCTCAGATTTTTGTGCGACAGACTGGCAAGCACAAGAATCAGGAATATATCGACGCGGTCAACGAGTTCAACGTCATGCTGGTGATGAACTTCGAAAAAGTTCGTCCGGTATTTGAGTATTGCCTCTGGTACTCGGAACATTTGAAAAAACACGGCATCGACAAGCCGTAGAACAAGGATAGGACGCCATGGAACATTTTGATAATCTCGACGACTATATCGCCGACCTCAAGAGCAAGTTGCAGGACAATCCCCAGTGCGGCAACTCCCACTACAATCTGGGTGTGGCCTACCTGTCCCGCCGTGATTTCGTGGAAGCCGAACAGGAATTCCTCGAAGCGGTTGCCAACTCTCCGAAGATGGCGGAAGCCTATGTTCAGCTTGGCGGTATCGCCATGCAGAGCGGTGATCTGGAGAGCTGCCTGAACTACAATATTCAGGCTACTCAGCAGCGTCCGTTTTTCGCTGTGCCGTGGGGCAATATCGGTTTCATCAAGTTGCAGCAGGGCGACACCGACAAGGCCGAGCAGGCACTCAAGAAAGCTCTCAAGTATGATCCCGAGTTCCTTCAGGCCAAGGCAACCATGTCCAGCCTTCGCATCACCACCGGTGACTATGAGGAAGCGGACAAACTGCTCAAGGATATTCTCGACAAGGCTCCGAACTTCGGTCCCGCATGGAACAACAAGGCCATCATCGACGCACACAACGAGCAGTGGGCCGACGCAAAGGTCTGCATCGAGAAGGCCAAAGAGTTCGGCTTTGACGTTCAGGAAGAGCTGGAAAAGGAAATTCTCGAAAATAACTAGGAATTATTCCTATTGCCTTTGAGGCAGACATGATTATTATGAAGGGGACCGCCTGTGAGGTGGTCCCCTTTTTCGTTTTTTGAAAATCAGGATTTGATTACGGTTTTTGGCGGTACTGGCTTTGAGTAGCTTCTTTGCAAGTCTTTATGCTCAAGCCGTCCTGACGCGAACGCAGATACTCGCCGAAGGCGCACCAAAAAGTTTAGGAGATTCTCAAGAACCCTTTCAAAAGGGGGCTTGAGCCGCCGGAGGCAACCTCCCTGCCGGGGCTGTCGAAGGCTCTAGCAAGCACAACATCGACCACTGGAGTTCATATGTCTCGATTTCGTCGTGTAAAGAAGGATGTCCGTGCCATATTGTCTGCCCCTGACTGGCAGTCTCGTCTGTCCGAACTGGAAGCGTGGCCTCCGGGCGAGGTGGTGCCTCCGTTGTTTTCCCTGCGCCTGGACAGGGATGAGAATGTGCGTTGGCGTTCTGTCACCGCCTTTGGGCTGACCGCCGGACGCATGGCCGCCGCATCCATGGAAAAGGCCCGCGTACTTATGCGTACATGCATGTGGCACATGAACGAGGAGTCCGGAAACCTTGGCTGGGGAATTCCGCATTTCATGGCCGAGGCCATGGTCAATGACGAGCGAATTGCCAAGGAGTTCCACAAGATTCTTGCTTCCTATATTTTTTGCGATGAGGCGTGTGACGGCAACTTCCTCGATCATGTGGAGTTGCGCCGGGATGTGTTCTGGGGATTGGCGCGTCTGGCTGAGAGCCGCCCGGAACTGGTAGCGCATGGCGAACGATTTCTCATTGTCGCGCTGGATGAGGAGGACCCGTACAATCGCGCCTATGCCGCACGTACGCTCGGCCTGATCGATGCTGTCGAGGCTCGGGAGAAGATCGAGTCCATTCAAGACGACGCCACGGAAATCCGCACCTTCAGGGACGGAGATGTTGTTGATGTCACGGTAGGGCAGTTGGCTGGCGAGGCGCTCGCGGCCCTTGGTTGATTGCCGGATGAAACACGACAGGTTCGTTTTGCAATGCGTGACAGAGGCGATCTTTGGTGGGAATGAATATTATTATTCAAACTATTTCGGGCGGTTCAATGTTAAGCGGTGGTTTTTGAAGCAATGCTTTTGTGTGGCCCAATCAGTAGGCATTTGTCGAGAAAATGGCTTTCTGGCGGGCTTTGTCGGCTGGTCGGAGCCTCTGCGCTCATGCGCGGAGATTGTTTGGCAGCAAAAAAAGTGAAAAAAAATGAAAAAAGTCGTTGACAGGAAAGGGGGTCATCGCTAGGTTGCATCTCGCTTCAACGAGAAGGCGCGTAGCTCAGGGGGAGAGCATTTGCTTGACGTGCAAAGGGTCGTGGGTTCAAATCCCTCCGCGCCTACCAGAAATCCCCGGAAGGGAGGCCACAAGTGGTCTCCCTTTCATTTTTTTTATACCCCGGTGGTTCCGGGAAAGGAGCTGAGAGAGTGCAGATTGAAGTCTCCGGCAAGCAGGTTGAATTGGCCGACGGCGCTTTGTGTGCCGATGCCCTGAAGGAGGGCCTGTCCAAGAAACAGTTCAAGAAGGTTGTCACTGCCAAGTGCGGCGAGACTATGCTTGATCTTACTGCCGCTGTTCCGCAGACCTGTACCACTCTCGAGCCCGTCTTCGCTGATAGCGAAGAGGGGCTGGACGTTATCCGTCACTCCACTGCTCACCTCATGGCCGAGGCTGTGAAAAAGCTGTTCCCTACCGCCAAGGTCACCATCGGTCCTTCCATCAAGGACGGGTTCTACTACGATTTCGACTACGAGCGTCCCTTTACCCCGGAAGACCTTGAGGCCATCGAAAAGGAAATGCTTTCCTCTGTCGGTGCCAACAAGGAGTTCTCCTGTCGCACCGTGAGTGCTGACGAGGCCCGGAAGTTCTTTGCCGACATGGGCGAGGGCTACAAGGGTGAGCTGATCGACGATCTCGGAGCGGACGAATACTCCATTTACACGCATGGCGATTTCGCTGACTTGTGCCGTGGCCCGCATGTGGCCCGCACCGGCATGCTCAAGGCCTTCAAGCTGCTCTCCGTTGCAGGTGCCTACTGGCGCGGCGACGAGAAGAACAAGCAGCTTCAGCGCATCTACGGGACCGCATGGCAGGATCCCAAGGCTTTGAAGAAGCACCTGAATCGTCTGGAAGAGGCCAAGAAGCGCGATCACCGCAAGCTCGGTACGCAGCTTGACCTGTTCTCCACTCACGAAGATGTGGGCGGCGGCATGATTCTCTGGCATCCCAAGGGCGGGCTGGTTCGGGCCATCCTCGAAGACTGGGAACGCAAGGAACACCTCAAGCGCGGCTACCAGATCGTGCAGGGTCCGCTTATCCTCAAGCGTGAACTGTGGGAGAAGTCCGGCCACTACGACAACTACCGTGAAAACATGTACTTCACGGAGATCGATGAGCAGGCATACGGCATCAAGCCCATGAACTGCCTGTCGCATATGCTGATCTACAAGCGCAAGATCATGAGCTACCGTGAACTGCCGCAGCGCTATTTCGAGCTGGGCGTGGTTCACCGTCATGAAAAGTCTGGCGTGCTGCACGGGCTGATGCGTGTGCGTTCCTTCACCCAGGATGATGCACACCTTATCTGCCGCAAGGATCAGTTGCAGGACGAAATCGTCGGTGTCTTCAATTTCGTCAAGGACATCATGGATATGTTCGGCTTCGAGTTCGATGCTGAAATCTCCACCCGTCCCGAGAAATCCGTGGGTACCGATGAGGACTGGGAGCTTGCCACTGCCGCGCTGACCGAGGCGCTGGAATCCACCGGCAAGGAATACACCATTAACGAGGGGGACGGCGCTTTTTACGGTCCCAAGATCGACATTATTCTCAAGGATTCCCTGGAACGCCGTTGGCAGTGCGCCACGATCCAGTGCGATTTTACCTTGCCAGAGCGCTTTGACTTGGTATATGTGGGCGAGGACGGTGAACGCCATCGCCCGGTCATGCTGCATCGGGTCATCCTCGGTTCCATCGAGAGATTCATTGGTGTACTCATCGAACATTTCGCCGGGGCTTTGCCTGTTTGGCTGGCTCCGGTTCAGGCGCGTCTGTTGAATGTGACGGATGCACAACTTGATTTTATGAAGGAGGCCGAGTCCTTCCTCGCGAGCAAGGGAATCCGTGTTGAGGCGGATGTTCGCAATGAAAAGCTCGGCTACAAGGTGCGGGAAGCTCAAGTCGAGAAGGTCCCGTACATGCTGGTAATCGGTGATAAAGAGGTTGAGGCCGGGTGCGTCAATATTCGTTCTCGTGACGGAGAAGACCCTGGCTTGATGACACTGGAGGAGGCTGCGCAGCTCATTTTGGATGCTGCTCAAGAGCCTTTCAAACGCGGAGGAATGAGCTATAGCTTTTCGGGGTAAATATCGTCGCGACCAGAGGAAGGAAGACCTGGTCAGGCGTAACGAACGGATTCGCATCCCCAAGGTGCGTGTGGTTGATGAGGACGGCGAACAGCTGGGCGTTCTTGACACTCGCGATGCGCTTGAGCGCGCTCGTGAAAAAGGACTTGACCTCGTCGAGGTCGCACCGAATGCCGATCCGCCGGTCTGTAAGATCATGGATTACGGAAAGTTCAAGTTCCAGCAGAAGAAAAAATTGCAGGAAGCCAAGAAGAAACAGACCGTCATCAAGATCAAGGAAGTCAAATTCCGGCCGAAGACCGATGAGCACGATTACCAGACGAAGCTCAAGAAAATTATCAAGTTCCTCGGTGGAGGCGATCGCTGCAAAGTGACCGTGTTCTTCCGCGGACGCGAAATCGTCCACAAGGACCGCGGGCTGATGATGCTCGAACGTGTCGTGGAGGATACGCAGGATCTCGCTAAAGTTGAGAGCAGGCCCATGTCAGAGGGACGGACGATGACAATGATGCTTGCTCCCGTTAAAAAATAGTCAATACTCTTTTGGGGCTCGATCCCCATATTAAGGAGGCTACTATGCCGAAGATCAAAACTCGTCGCGCAGCTGCCAAGCGGTTCTCCAAGACCGCATCCGGCAAGTTCAAGCGCCGTAGAAAGAACCTCAGGCACATCCTGACCAAGAAGAACGCCAAGCGCAAACGTCGCCTGGGCCAGTCCACCACCGTGGACAGCACCAATATGAAGGCCGTTCGTCGTCAGCTGCCCAACGGCTAATACCTCCGTTCTACAGGCCTGCTGGCTGCGTCCAAGGCGAAATCGGATGGTCCGGTTTCACACGTTACGCCAGCCTCGCCTCGGATTGGAAGTTCGTCGTTACTACATTAACCTATAGAATCTTGCCTCGCTGGGGGAATCCGTCCGGCCCGGGAGGTAATTAAAGATGGAGGTTTTACCATGAGAGTAAAACGTGGAGTCGCCGCCAAGAGGCGTCACAAAAAGTATCTGAAAATGGCCAAGGGTTACCGCGGAGCCGGTAGCCGCCTGTACCGCACCGCTCGTGAGCGCGTCGAGAAGGCTCTTTGCAATGCCTACCGCGACCGCAAGAAGAAGAAACGCGAGTTCAGGAAACTGTGGATCATGCGTATCAACGCCGCTGCCCGCATCAATGGTCTCTCTTATAGCCGCCTGATGAATGGCCTCAAGCTGGCCGGCATCGAGCTGAACCGCAAAGTCCTCGCCGACATGGCCGTACGCAACCCCGAAGTGTTCGCCAAGGTCGCCGAGGCCGCGAAAGCCAAGTTGAGCTAACTATCGTGAGTAATGAACTCAAGTCCTTCTTGGAAGGACTCGACGGCCTGGCCCAGGATTGCGAATCTCGCAAGGGCCAGGCCTGTTCGTTGAAGGAACTGGACGATCTTCGTATCGAATTTCTCGGTCGCAAGGGCAAACTCGCGCAGGCCATGGGCCAGCTCGGCAAGCTCGACAAGACCGACAAGCCCGAAGGCGGGAAGAAGGCCAACGAGATCAAGCAGCGTATCACCGCGCTGATTGATTCCTGGGAAGCCGATCTGAACGCTGCCGAGGCAAGCAAGGCCATGAGCCAGTTCGATCCGTCCATGCCGGGGCGCAAGCCTTGGGCCGGTTCTCTGCATCCTGTGACACTGGTCATGGACGAAGTCTGTAACGTGCTCACCGGACTCGGTTTCGAGCACGCATCCGGACCCGAAGTGGAGAACGATTGGCACAACTTCGAAGCCCTTAATATTCCGCCCGAGCATCCGGCCCGCGACATGCAGGACACCCTGTACGTCTCGGACAACATCGTGCTGCGTACCCATACTTCGGGTATGCAGATTCGATCCATGCTCAAGCAGGAGCCTCCGGTGGCTGTCATTTGTCCCGGTAAGGTGTACCGCCGTGATTCCGACTTGACCCACACCCCCATGTTCCACCAGATCGAGGGGCTGTTGGTCGACAAGAACGTATCCATGGCTGACCTGCGCGGAACCCTGACCGTGTTCGTGCGGCAGATTTTCGGTGCCAAGACCGATGTCCGTTTCCGCCCGAGCTTCTTTCCCTTTACCGAGCCGAGCGCAGAGGTCGATATCTCCTGCGTCATGTGCGGCGGCAAGGGCGAGACCGGCGGCAAGACCTGCCGTGTCTGCAAAGGCACCGGCTGGGTCGAGATTCTGGGTTGCGGCATGGTTGATCCCAACGTTTTCAAATCCGTTGGCTACGATCCCGAAGTCTACACCGGCTTCGCTTTCGGCCTCGGTATCGAGCGCATCGCCATGCTCAAGTACAACATCGGCGACCTGCGTATGTTCTTTGAAAACGACGTCCGCTTTCTCGAACAGTTTGCATAGATAGAGTGCGGTCCGGAGTCTCCTGTATCAGGGGATTTCGCGGCCGCTTTTTTCATAACTTTTCATCGCTTACGGTAGTGCAATGTTAGTCAGCTTAAATTGGTTGCGTGAGTTTGTTCCCTACGAGGGCGACATTCAGGTGCTTGGTGACAAGCTCACCATGCTCGGCCTTGAACTCGAAGGCATCGATGATCCTTTCGAAAATATCAAGGACATCGTTGTCGGTCATGTCGTGGAGTGCGAAAAGCACCCTGAAGCCGAAAAACTTTCGGTCTGCACCGTTGACGTGGGCGGTCCCGAGACCCTGACCATCGTCTGCGGCGCTCCGAATGTGGGCAAGGGCCAGAAGGTTCCTGTCGCCACGGTCGGCACCGTCATGCCCGAGGGCATGAAAATCAAGAAGGCCAAGCTGCGCGGCATCAAGTCGTTCGGCATGATCTGTTCTGAACGTGAACTCGGTTTTTCCGAAGATCATGACGGCATCTGGGTCCTTGATGATTCCTTCAAGGTCGGTGACAAGCTCGTCGACGCATTGAATCTGGAACGCACCGTATTTGATTTCGACATCACGCCCAACCGCGCTGACTGTCTGTCCATCCTCGGTTTCGCACGCGAGACCGCGCTGGCATTCGACCTGCCGTTGACCATGCCGAAGCTGGACCTCGTCGAAGCGGGCGGCAACGTCAACGATGAAATCAAAATTCTTATCGACGACCCGGAGCTCTGTCCGTTGTACAACGGCCGCGTTCTGCACGGCGTCGAGACCCGCAAGGCTCCGGACTGGATGCGCTTCAAGCTCCTGTCCCTGGGCCAGCGTCCCATCAGCAACATCGTCGACTGCACCAACTACATCATGTTCGAGCTTGGTCAGCCGCTGCATGCCTTTGACCTCGGCAAGATCGAGGAGGCCACCATCCGCGTGGCCCCGGCGACAGACGGCATGAAGTTCACTACGCTTGACGATGTCGAGCGGACCCTGACCGCCAATGACCTGCTCATCTGGGACGGCAAGAAGCCGGTGGCGCTTGCTGGCGTCATGGGCGGAGCCAACTCCGAGATGGGTGACGGTTCTTCCAGCGTCCTCCTTGAGGCCGCTGTTTTCCGTCCGGGCACCATCCGCAAGACCGCCCGCCGTCTGGCGCTGCCGTCCGATGCGTCCTACCGTTTCGAACGCGGTGTCGATCAGGTCATGAACCGGTTCGCCATGGATCGCGCTGCACAGCTCATGGCCGAGACATCCGGTGGAACCGTGGTGTCCGGTGTGGCTTCCAACGAGCCCAAGCCGTGGCAGGACCGTGAACACGGTTACCGCCATGCTCGCTGCATGAGCCTGCTCGGCCTTGATTTGGAGCCGGAATTCGCCAAGAAGGTTTTCGAGGGCGAAGGCTGCACGGTCGACGATTCCGATGCCGCCAACTGGAAAGTTTCCTCCCCGTCCCACCGCCTCGATCTGGAGCGCGAAGTGGACCTCTACGAAGAAGTAGGCCGTGTGTACGGCCTTGACCGCATCCCGGCTGTGCTGCCCAAGGTCGCCAAGTCCTTGGAAACCGTGGCAGGCGGAACCGAATATGCCTTTATCAAGCGCATCAAGACATGGGGTGCAGGTGCAGGCCTGAACGAGGCGGTCAACTACAGCTTTGTCGGTGACGACGATCTTGATCGTCTGAATCTGCCCGCCGAGGGACGTGTGCATATCGCCAACCCCTTGAGCGCCGACCAGAACACCATGCGTACCGATATCGCACCCGGTCTTCTGAATACGCTCAAGAACAACCTTGCTCAGGGCAACAACCATATCCGTATTTTCGAGGTCGCCAAGCGGTTCGAGGCTGATGCCGAGTCCGAGACCGAGACTCGCGAGCATGTCCGTCTCGGCGTTCTGCTCTACGGCCCGCGCCATGCGACCGAATGGCCGTGGCAGGACGGTGAAGCCGATTACCTCGATATCAAGGGACATGTTGAGCATGTCATTGAGGATCACCTGAAACTCGCCGAGCCGGAGTTCGCTCTGGTGGAAGGGCACAGCTATCTTGAGCCGTGTGTCGAGGTGAAGCTTGAAGACAAGGTCGTGGGCTTCATGGGCAAGGTCAAGTCTGATATTGCCGACTTCTACCACGCAAAGAAGGAAGCATGGCTGGCTGATCTGGATCTGGACCTCCTGCGGGAGATCGTGGATTCTCACAAGATCACCTTTGCACCGCTGCCCGTCTTCCCGCCGAGCCGTCGTGACGTGACCGTCATCGGTCCCTCGACACTCCCGGCAAGCGCCATCCGTCAGGCTATTGAAAATGCTGGCGTTTCCATTCTTGAATCCGTCGAACTGGTCGCCGAGTTCGTGCCGGAAGGGCAGGAAGAGGAAAGAAATCTTTCCTTCCGTCTCACCTACCGTCACCCGAGCAAGACCCTCAAGGACAAGCAGGTGGATAAGGAGCACAAGAAGGTGCTCGCCGCGCTTGAGAAGGATCTGCCGATTCGTTTCTAGCCGGACACAACTGAAAACACGACCCCGTTCCTTTCAAGGAGCGGGGTTTTTTTGTGCATTCAGAAACCGATTGTGCAAATCCATTGAAGGGACTCAGTGTATTTGCTAAACAAAGCGGATGGAAGATTTGCAGGAGTTCAAGCGATATAAGATTGGTCAGGCCGCCAAGGCGATCGGCGTCAAGACGTACGTTCTCCGGTTCTGGGAAGGGGAGTTTGATGAAATCGATCCCATTCGAACCGAGAGCGGCCAGCGTTTGTACACTGAGGAGCATCTGGAGATCATTCGCGAAATAAAGCGCCTGCTGTATGATGAAGGCCTGACCATCGACGGTGCCAAGAAAAAACTTCATAGCCGTGAACATTCCGATATTCTGCATGAAGTGCATGACGAACTGCTTCAAATAAAGAAACTGCTTCAGCGATAAAATCTGTTGTCTGGCCCGAATAGAGGGGTAACCAATGAACAAAGCGGTAAAATTCAGCATGATTGGACTCGGCGCCGCCGCGGCGCTTTTTGTTGCGGCCCTGATTTTTTTTGCCTTCACTTTTGATCTGAATGACTACAAGGCCCGCATTTCCGAGGTGGTTCAGGATGAAACCGGGCGGACGCTCAAGTTTGACGGTGATCTCTCGCTGTCGTTTTTCCCCAAAATCGGGGTTGAGCTTGGCGCGCTCAGTCTGAGCAATGCCGAGGGATTTGGCAAGAAGCCCATGGTGCAGACGGTTTCCGCCCATGTCTCGGTTCGGGTCCTGCCGCTTTTGTCCGGGCAGATTCAGTTTGACGTGCTTGAGCTGGACGGCCTGACCTTGAATCTGAGCCGTGATAAGCACGGCAAGAGCAACTGGGACGATCTGGTCGGGCACAAGGATACCGGCAAGGCGGAAGCGGGCGAGGATGACGGCGGTTTCTCTCTGGATGTTGACGGCGTGAAACTGACCAACGCCAGGCTTTTCTGGGATGACCGGAAAACGGATACCAAATTTATCCTGCGCGGCATGAATCTCGTTACCGGCTATAGCGCAGAGGGCACTCCTTTCCCCGTTGACATAAATCTCGATTTCGAATGCTCAAAGCCCGAGGCCACGGGCACCTTGACTCTGACAGGCCAGTCTTCCCTTGATTTGGCGCGTCGTCAGTACGGGCATATGGAAACGAAAATCGCTCTTGCAGCCAAGGGAGCAGATATCCCCGGCGGAGACGTGGACGCCAGTCTCGACTTGCAGTCCATGCTGCTGGATTTCAATACGGAACGCGCAAAGATCACCGGCCTGACGGTTTCGGCCTATGGCGCGACAGTCAATATGGACGGCACGCTTGAGGGGATCACGGACGGTTTGAAAAAGCTGGCCGCCAAGGTCGATGTCCCTTCCTTTGATGCGCGTGAGGCATTGCGACAGATGGGCGTTACCGCAACAGAGACCGCCGATCCCAAGGTTCTGACAAAGGTCGGCGGCACGGCGGACCTGATCTATACTCCGGGCCAGTTGCATGTGAAGGCTCTTGATGCAGCTCTCGATGATACAACGATTTCAGGCCGGGGGCGGATGAAGAACAATCACGGAAGTCAGTTCTATTTTGCCCGCCTTGCTCTTGGTGCCATTGATCTTGACCGTTACCTGCCGCCGGATCATGAAGCCAAGACCGGGGAGGCTGAAAAGAACGGGACAGATGAGAATGTCCGCATCATTGATTCCGAGTTGCTGCGTCAACTTGATCTGGATGTCGAGACCACGGCCGAAGCGGTTCGCATCGACGGTGTCTGGTTGAAGAATGTCAAGGCTGTTTCCAAGGCCCGACATGGGCTTGTCCGCCTCAGCCCCGTATCGGCTGACCTGTATGGCGGAAAGCTGTCCACTGGGATTACGGTCAATGCCATGACCAAGTATCCGAAGACCGACGTCATTGTCGGAATCGACAAAGTGGATGTGGGCGCTCTTTCGCAGGACGCGCTCGGTGACCGTTCCTATGAAGGGCTTCTCAATTTCAATGGTGCCATCAGTTGTGAAGGCGAGCGGCTGCCTGTCATGCTCCGAAGCATGAACGGCAAACTTTCCTTCCATCTTGCCAATGGCGTATTCCCCGGTGTGGACCTCTTTTCCATGGCCAAGAAGACGCACGAGAGCAAGGGCAAAGAGGGCACGGTTGAATCCTCAAAGACGGATTCCACCAAGTTCGGTTCTATTTCCGGCACCGGTGTCATCACCGCTGGCATCCTGCGTAACCGCGATCTGGCGGTCAAGGCTCCCGGTCTGCGCGCCGACGGCAACGGCTCGGTTGCGTTGCCGACCCGCAAGCTCGACTACCTGCTCAAGGTCAAGCTCGTCCCGACATCCGAAGGGCAGGGCGGCAAGGATTCTGACGAGATGTTCGGCGTCATGGTGCCCATCCGGGTCGCGGGAACCATTGAAAATCCCCGTTACTGGGTCAGCATCACCGAATACGTCAAGGCTCTGGGCGGAGCCGTCATCGGAACCGCAGGGAGCGTGATCAAAGGTGTCACCGGAGCCATCTTCGGCATCGGAAAGGCGCTCGACAAGAGTTCAGGCAATAAAACGAAAGAGTAGCCTATCCCGGTTTTCGGAAAAGGCTACTCGTTGGTTTTCGATAAGTTGGAATGCTGAAAGACGAGTGCGTCTTCCGTTGCCCGTTATCTTGAATATTTCTCGAATGCGTTCATGGTGCTGATTGCCGTGAGCAACGCCTGCTTCACCATGCAGTCGGCGAGCATGTATTCGTCGGGGGTGTGGTACTTGGCGCCGGACGGCCCCATGCCGTCGAGCACCGGGATGCCGGCCTGCGAGACCGTGTTGGCGTCCGAGCCTCCGCCGCGGAACACGGGGCGCACTTCCATGCCGATCTGTTCGGCGGCCTTTTCCACTTCCGCATAGAGGCCGAGAATGGTGTCATTGGTCTCCATGGGCGGGCGGCTGGTAACGACTTCGACCGAACCGCTGGTGCCGTCGAGTGTGGATTCTGTCGCGATTTTGTTGATGGCTTCCCATATGGCTTTTTCGTCGTCCCTGTTGACGAACCGGGTTTCGCACCGGGCCGTGGCCTTGGCCGCCACTGTGTTGGGGCCGACGCCGCCTTCGATGAGGCCTATGTTGAGGGATGTGCCGATTTCCGGATTGTTGAGTGCCTCAAGCGCGGTGATCTTGTGGGCGATTTCAACGATGGCACTCGGTTTGGGGAATTCGCTGTGTCCGGCGTGGCAGGGCTGGCCGTTGACAGTCAGGTCGAATACGATGCGTCCCTTGCGGCCGGTGACGACTTCGCCGCCCATGCCGGAGCCTTCCATGACAAAACAGAAATCGCTTTTTCGGGCTTCTTCCACGATGAGTTCGCGGGAATGCGGTGAACCGATTTCCTCGTCCGCATTGAAGAAAAATGCCATGGGCATGTCCTCTTTGCCCGCAGCCATGAGCGCCTTGACCGCGTAGAGTCCGATGACCAGACCGCCTTTCATGTCCGTGACGCCGGGGC from uncultured Pseudodesulfovibrio sp. includes the following:
- a CDS encoding AsmA family protein; protein product: MNKAVKFSMIGLGAAAALFVAALIFFAFTFDLNDYKARISEVVQDETGRTLKFDGDLSLSFFPKIGVELGALSLSNAEGFGKKPMVQTVSAHVSVRVLPLLSGQIQFDVLELDGLTLNLSRDKHGKSNWDDLVGHKDTGKAEAGEDDGGFSLDVDGVKLTNARLFWDDRKTDTKFILRGMNLVTGYSAEGTPFPVDINLDFECSKPEATGTLTLTGQSSLDLARRQYGHMETKIALAAKGADIPGGDVDASLDLQSMLLDFNTERAKITGLTVSAYGATVNMDGTLEGITDGLKKLAAKVDVPSFDAREALRQMGVTATETADPKVLTKVGGTADLIYTPGQLHVKALDAALDDTTISGRGRMKNNHGSQFYFARLALGAIDLDRYLPPDHEAKTGEAEKNGTDENVRIIDSELLRQLDLDVETTAEAVRIDGVWLKNVKAVSKARHGLVRLSPVSADLYGGKLSTGITVNAMTKYPKTDVIVGIDKVDVGALSQDALGDRSYEGLLNFNGAISCEGERLPVMLRSMNGKLSFHLANGVFPGVDLFSMAKKTHESKGKEGTVESSKTDSTKFGSISGTGVITAGILRNRDLAVKAPGLRADGNGSVALPTRKLDYLLKVKLVPTSEGQGGKDSDEMFGVMVPIRVAGTIENPRYWVSITEYVKALGGAVIGTAGSVIKGVTGAIFGIGKALDKSSGNKTKE
- a CDS encoding M20 family metallopeptidase, which encodes MTDTIIAYLKEHESSMFSLLERVVNINSYSANPDGVNKVVDVLESVMRDMGFSTRRLSGDVTGDHLVAENKARIANGGGPLFVGHMDTVFPPEMGFDTFRHEGDTIFGPGVTDMKGGLVIGLYAVKALMAAGKEDMPMAFFFNADEEIGSPHSRELIVEEARKSDFCFVMEGSGMGGEVVTGRKGRIVFDLTVNGQPCHAGHSEFPKPSAIVEIAHKITALEALNNPEIGTSLNIGLIEGGVGPNTVAAKATARCETRFVNRDDEKAIWEAINKIATESTLDGTSGSVEVVTSRPPMETNDTILGLYAEVEKAAEQIGMEVRPVFRGGGSDANTVSQAGIPVLDGMGPSGAKYHTPDEYMLADCMVKQALLTAISTMNAFEKYSR